The proteins below come from a single Tigriopus californicus strain San Diego chromosome 3, Tcal_SD_v2.1, whole genome shotgun sequence genomic window:
- the LOC131878545 gene encoding uncharacterized protein LOC131878545 encodes MGCGSSKVEDVDDWMGANDVLLVTQQTGSLLSSPMSLFVSKYANSNITTGRVVSIEINDKKIGLKMTLNSRGLTVFAREEDKYRFKSREWASFGLTPGSNPGLYRVPSSDFHVHFTIFNIHYTKPLILVDLDAHKPENWERDYVPPFYGLENDLDHIIKLCHKLVENEDKQIVYLTDQVIVWDNSVRDHLFEKYQNKNGYSMPLGPVILRQEGAPKKFERKPRVPNMYKKKFLKDLLELNVTIEGVYGTNPENKAVYSKVDIADETLFFGPSVFREKCIELFDEDDLLQAPIEKDLMIEEADELKRIDPEGEENPPEVDEDQNLDQIQDQTEEEQEDQEEQEASKDDEGIADEEKPEESDLQGEVDIDEDKE; translated from the exons ATGGGCTGTGGTTCAAGCAAAGTGGAAGATGTGGACGATTGGATGG GGGCTAATGATGTCCTGTTGGTGACCCAGCAAACAGGatcccttctttcttctccGATGTCCCTCTTTGTCAGCAAATATGCCAATTCGAACATCACAACTGGTAGAGTGGTCTCAATTGAGATAAACGATAAGAAAATCGGTCTAAAGATGACCCTCAACAGTCGTGGATTGACCGTATTTGCCCGCGAAGAGGACAAGTATCGATTCAAAAGTCGAGAATGGGCGTCTTTTGGTCTGACACCTGGATCCAATCCTGGCTTATATCGAGTTCCCAGTTCAGATTTCCACGTTCATTTCACTATTTTCAACATTCATTACACGAAGCCTTTGATCCTGGTGGATCTGGACGCTCACAAACCCGAAAACTGGGAACGAGATTATGTTCCACCCTTTTACGGCTTGGAAAACGATTTGGATCACATCATAAAACTGTGTCACAAGTTGGTTGAAAACGAGGACAAACAAATTGTCTATCTGACAGATCAAGTGATTGTTTGGGACAACTCCGTAAGAGATCATCTCTTCGAG AAATATCAGAACAAAAACGGCTACTCAATGCCACTTGGACCAGTGATTTTGCGTCAAGAAGGCGCTCCCAAAAAGTTCGAGCGAAAACCTCGTGTTCCAAATatgtacaaaaaaaagtttctcaaaGATCTCTTGGAGTTGAATGTCACCATTGAAGGTGTTTATGGTACAAATCCAGAGAACAAAGCAGTGTATTCAAAGGTGGACATTGCCGACGAGACACTCTTCTTCGGTCCATCCGTATTTAGAGAGAAATGcattgaactttttgatgaagatgatttgCTGCAAG CTCCAATCGAGAAGGACCTTATGATTGAAGAGGCCGACGAGTTGAAAAGGATAGATCCAGAGGGAGAAGAGAATCCCCCTGAAGTGGACGAAGATCAAAATCTGGATCAAATTCAAGACCAAActgaagaggaacaagaagaccaagaagaacaagaggcTTCGAAAGACGACGAAGGAATTGCTGATGAAGAAAAACCAGAGGAATCTGACCTTCAAGGAGAAGTCGACATTGATGAAGACAAGGAGTAG
- the LOC131878547 gene encoding phosphatidate phosphatase LPIN3-like: MEWLSFLLLIQFTISVTNSKKCDLAEEFTTESLANGANDVIVVQQSDGSYKSTPFSVQIGKFATWQTFFKSRQGRLVDIEINGVQAPVKMAILDSGAACFTRQNNQFDFSSEEFLTFNLRPGRNMGMYRAPSLGVEIPFDVYLYSQTDQFVVTDVDGTITSSNTKGHVLPRIGFNADHDSVVELLDKVDKTNRHVIYLTARPMAMDTDTREYLFETLQYSEGQYSLPYGPLFLNPKPTSEALVEAVTGPQVQKILTLRYIISLFESGPSVVNGAYGNTPNDREAYIVTGIDPGKVFTVNEAGTLTRASDGAETSYQGQSDIITELYPSV, encoded by the exons ATGGAGTGGCTTtcgtttttgttgttgatccAGTTCACCATATCGGTTACTaactcaaaaaaatgtgatttagCCGAAGAATTCACGACCGAGTCTTTGGCCAATG GCGCCAATGATGTCATCGTGGTTCAGCAATCGGACGGATCGTACAAATCGACTCCATTCAGTGTCCAAATCGGCAAATTTGCCACCTGGCAAACGTTTTTCAAATCCCGTCAAGGTCGCTTGGTCGATATCGAAATCAACGGCGTTCAAGCTCCCGTTAAAATGGCCATCTTAGATTCCGGTGCAGCTTGTTTCACGAGGCAAAACAATCAATTCGATTTCTCCAGCGAAGAGTTTCTCACTTTCAATCTGCGACCCGGTCGTAACATGGGAATGTACCGGGCCCCTTCACTGGGGGTTGAAATTCCTTTTGACGTCTATCTGTACTCTCAAACTGACCAGTTTGTGGTCACGGACGTTGACGGTACCATAACTTCCAGTAACACTAAAGGCCACGTGCTCCCAAGGATAGGTTTTAATGCGGATCACGACAGCGTCGTGGAGCTATTGGATAAAGTGGACAAAACCAACCGGCACGTTATCTACCTCACTGCCAGACCCATGGCCATGGACACGGACACCCGTGAATATCTTTTTGAG ACGCTTCAGTATTCCGAGGGTCAATACTCCCTGCCTTACGGGCCACTTTTTCTGAATCCTAAGCCAACTTCAGAGGCCTTGGTGGAGGCGGTCACGGGGCCGCAAGTGCAGAAAATTCTTACATTGCGATACATTATCAGCCTCTTCGAAAGTGGTCCTTCGGTTGTAAACGGCGCCTATGGTAATACCCCTAATGACCGGGAGGCCTACATAGTCACGGGTATTGACCCGGGCAAAGTTTTCACCGTTAATGAGGCGGGCACCCTAACGCGAGCTTCGGACGGTGCGGAGACTTCGTACCAAGGCCAATCTGATATCATAACTGAGTTATACCCCAGTGTATGA
- the LOC131877440 gene encoding ubiquitin carboxyl-terminal hydrolase 45-like, with translation MPARRVKRQSGPALGLNGLERDRSGSSSSSSPARGSHDAGPPGPPSRCPHVGHAVHLPALKKSLKVSFVRLGVCQVCQRASKQSGRAAAGASTGDEAAVPPVPVERVFVLCLRCGHQFCPTHLRVHFESDTTDMHCIGLSIQENWPLRCHTCSADIPVDSYKKVLEAVQFVRKVERLKGRAPASTPGGPPRSTSVKSLVVGKRWDAPLTTIPKPRGLANLGNTCFFNSVMQSLTQSHPLTYILDQHSQKGALFHVPAIACPPSDRANPPDPPLEPMSLRLLEAGPITLSLTAFFKDMNSMGKTGVMNSGHLFGQVCRRSPQFRGFHQQDAHELLRHLMDGLRTEEVKRQKTAILKHFGLSEKTDRKTVDDTVKLKLKALGRHSNYTVVDKIFGGHLVSTIVCEQCQNSSQIYEPFLDLSLPLVEEKPTRPLGLKKKSTLNPDLDEEETISCFGRSKKGIDNDNSVKKMSKKEKERMKREKRNNRKNKKSPASETAQACENGNDIEQTNKPKNVSRNVDPPENDGSVVPVVQEIGIKLEGDDISEKETNGTKSEDDNASAVREANPEAVHPEKEATSNPSSAVHPSVNQKVNQFENQEEKTKKASKTVKDGNEEEDEEEDGEDGYSEENEDWTWDYGEEWEEGDESEEVKKTPDKDAENESDYLPAPDEDDEHVDKLAKKHPPLRSLNPLPPERMERGSSREKSSELIDDDDDRNNVESGDESEEDETGASINGDIEDNLEDANPKTVLDLKSPIKRLSLKANDTLWSNLKHLEPFHPNPGHLDPHMEQLCKRVRKLSVASMAVPDAIGEKIENPAQLNEYLLSDDETLQEENKCRIRLRNEWVARSLTSISPRYHSAAGECSVYSSLTQFTAPELLTGNNKWACDKCTKIQGALKQIKGDTCRSSESSEENERGYGDNINSNGYKNQDTNQKDSPSKFPTVYSNASKQLLIYSPPAVLTIQLKRFQQTMYNLRKVNRSVQFPLVLDLAPFCASTAVSTSTVSAGAKEILYNLYAVVEHKGRLSDGHYTAFVKVRPANLDKVDYSKFHSAPITKTEEIHTLLAEIERKSQLLAGDNSLVESEGCQKETSSNSECVSENGTSSADVPADDVINSSSHKVSHDVPSKWYHISDSQVSEVSEEKVLRCQAYLLFYERFK, from the exons ATGCCCGCACGACGAGTTAAACGCCAGTCCGGACCGGCTTTGGGCCTGAACGGCTTAGAGCGCGATCGGTCAggctcgtcctcgtcgtcctcacCGGCCCGCGGGTCCCATGACGCCGGCCCGCCCGGCCCGCCAAGCCGTTGCCCGCACGTGGGCCACGCTGTGCATCTGCCCGCCCTCAAGAAGAGCCTCAAAGTCAGTTTTGTGCGCTTGGGCGTGTGTCAAGTGTGTCAACGAGCGAGCAAACAGAGCGGACGGGCCGCCGCCGGGGCGAGTACCGGGGACGAAGCCGCTGTTCCGCCCGTGCCCGTGGAGCGGGTTTTTGTGCTATGTTTGCGTTGCGGTCATCAGTTTTGCCCCACCCATTTGCGGGTGCACTTTGAGAGCGACACCACTGACATGCATTGCATTGGCTTGAGCATTCAGGAGAACTGGCCTTTGCGGTGTCACACCTGTTCGGCCGATATTCCTGTGGACTCCTACAAAAAG GTTCTTGAAGCGGTCCAATTTGTGCGTAAGGTTGAGCGCCTCAAAGGTCGCGCTCCAGCCTCGACTCCAGGTGGTCCGCCTCGATCGACCTCCGTCAAGTCATTGGTGGTGGGTAAACGCTGGGATGCGCCACTGACCACCATCCCCAAACCCCGAGGTTTGGCCAACTTGGGCAACACTTGCTTCTTCAATTCGGTCATGCAGAGTCTGACCCAGTCTCATCCCTTAACGTATATCTTAGACCAGCACAGCCAAAAAGGCGCCCTATTTCACGTCCCGGCCATAGCTTGTCCACCCTCGGATCGCGCCAATCCCCCAGATCCGCCCTTGGAGCCCATGTCGTTACGATTACTGGAAGCCGGACCCATTACTCTTTCGCTGACggcctttttcaaggacaTGAATTCCATGGGCAAGACCGGGGTGATGAATTCCGGACATCTTTTTGGTCAGGTTTGTCGTCGATCTCCTCAATTTCGAGGCTTTCACCAACAAGATGCCCACGAGTTACTCCGACATCTCATGGATGGGCTTCGAACGGAAGAGGTTAAGCGACAAAAGACGGCCATTTTGAAACACTTTGGGTTGAGTGAAAAGACGGATCGGAAGACGGTCGACGACACTGTCAAACTGAAACTGAAAGCTTTGGGACGACATAGCAATTACACCGTGGTGGACAAGATCTTTGGCGGCCATCTTGTGTCCACGATCGTGTGCGAGCAATGTCAAAACTCATCGCAAATATACGAGCCCTTTTTGGATCTTAGTCTACCGTTGGTCGAAGAGAAACCCACTCGTCCCTTGggattgaagaaaaagtcaACCTTGAATCCGGACCTGGACGAGGAGGAAACGATATCTTGCTTTGGGCGGTCCAAAAAAGGCATCGATAATGACAACTCCGTCAAGAAGatgagcaaaaaagaaaaagaacgtATGAAGCGCGAGAAACGAAACAACAGAAAGAACAAGAAGTCGCCAGCTAGTGAGACCGCTCAAGCCTGTGAAAACGGCAATGATattgaacaaacaaataaGCCAAAGAACGTGAGTCGTAACGTCGACCCTCCAGAAAATGACGGGTCAGTTGTGCCGGTTGTGCAAGAAATTGGGATCAAATTAGAAGGGGATGACAtctctgaaaaagaaaccaacgGAACCAAGTCAGAAGATGATAATGCATCTGCTGTCCGCGAGGCTAATCCAGAGGCCGTTCACCCTGAAAAGGAAGCCACATCAAACCCGTCCAGTGCTGTGCATCCATCTGTGAATCAAAAAGTCAATCAATTCGAAAACCAGGAGGAGAAGACCAAAAAGGCGAGTAAAACAGTTAAAGACGgaaatgaagaggaagatgaagaggaggatggGGAAGACGGCTACtccgaagaaaatgaagattggACTTGGGATTATGGTGAAGAATGGGAGGAAGGTGACGAGTCAGAGGAAGTGAAGAAAACGCCCGACAAAGACGCAGAAAACGAATCCGATTATCTTCCAGCAccggatgaggatgatgagcaTGTTGATAAGTTGGCAAAGAAGCACCCCCCACTTCGATCCCTGAATCCCTTACCCCCTGAAAGAATGGAACGCGGATCGTCCCGTGAAAAATCATCAGAACTCAtagacgatgacgatgatcgCAACAATGTGGAAAGTGGAGATGAAAGTGAAGAGGATGAGACGGGTGCCTCTATAAATGGCGACATCGAGGACAATCTGGAAGATGCCAATCCTAAGACGGTTCTTGACCTGAAGAGTCCAATCAAGCGATTGAGCCTCAAGGCCAACGACACGCTCTGGTCGAACCTGAAACACCTAGAGCCGTTCCACCCGAATCCCGGTCACTTGGATCCTCATATGGAACAATTATGCAAGAGAGTCCGCAAACTCTCCgtggcctccatggctgtgCCCGATGCCATCGGAGAGAAGATTGAGAATCCAGCTCAGCTCAACGAATACCTTCTGTCGGACGATGAGACTCTCCAGGAAGAGAACAAGTGCCGCATACGGCTTCGTAATGAGTGGGTGGCTCGCTCGTTGACATCGATCTCGCCTCGTTATCACAGTGCAGCGGGCGAATGCTCCGTTTACTCGAGTCTGACGCAATTCACCGCTCCCGAGTTGCTCACGGGAAACAATAAGTGGGCCTGTGACAAATGTACCAAAATCCAAGGTGCTCTCAAGCAAATTAAAGGTGATACTTGTAGGTCTTCCGAATCTTCCGAAGAAAACGAACGAGGCTATGGTGATAATATCAACAGCAACGGTTATAAGAACCAAGATACTAATCAAAAAGATAGCCCGTCCAAGTTTCCAACTGTGTACAGCAATGCATCCAAGCAACTACTCATCTATTCTCCACCCGCTGTGTTAACCATTCAACTCAAGCGATTCCAGCAGACCATGTACAACTTGAGAAAGGTCAACCGATCCGTCCAATTTCCCTTGGTTCTTGATTTGGCCCCCTTTTGCGCGTCTACTGCCGTGAGCACTTCCACGGTTAGTGCGGGAGCGAAGGAGATTCTTTACAATCTCTATGCAGTGGTGGAACACAAAGGACGGCTCTCCGATGGTCATTACACGGCGTTTGTTAAAGTTCGGCCGGCCAATTTGGACAAAGTAGATTATTCGAAATTCCACTCGGCTCCTATCACGAAGACCGAGGAGATCCACACCCTTTTAGCCGAGATTGAACGAAAAAGCCAACTCTTAGCTGGGGATAACTCGCTCGTCGAGTCCGAGGGCTGTCAGAAAGAGACGTCCTCGAATTCTGAGTGCGTGTCAGAAAATGGCACGTCCTCGGCGGATGTGCCAGCAGATGACGTGATAAATAGCAGTAGCCATAAAGTTAGCCATGATGTGCCTAGTAAATGGTACCACATATCAGACTCTCAAGTGTCAGAGGTGAGCGAAGAAAAAGTCCTCCGGTGTCAGGCCTATTTACTCTTTTATGAGCGCTTCAAGTAG
- the LOC131877442 gene encoding sulfotransferase 1B1-like, producing MLTRLIRRGSAYEVNFNRLSWSSLKNRFPMTNVPIRSLQLSSSAQMGANKAAGAAFGKRTMPKNAVVSTFINTTILILMGSVGSLLYHKYQQKQKRLAKIDRVLPVSPYFKAPLKLVMYRNTVVTEEMVLDGTAERVEAFETRPTDIFLTSFPKSGTTWLQEVVFRLCNQNQDSTEILEDRVPYLEFPYPGIKDISQREGQRLIKSHLPLHLLPKGVWDGQGKVIYIYRNPKDVAVSYFHFAQLLSYLNFQGPFSRFVQLFVKDEIPYAPYFPHVNEYIQYSRDRPEQILCISYEDMKENPEREVRKIAKFLKADATDEMIESICEKTTFDAMKVNPASNYQHWKTFGLVLPNREPFMRKGIVGDHANYFKDPFTQNEMDKFIEIGVKNTGLNFRYSISNDN from the exons ATGTTGACCCGACTGATTCGTCGCGGATCTGCGTATGAAGTGAACTTCAATCGCCTGTCATGGAGCTCACTCAAGAACCGTTTTCCAATGACAAACGTGCCCATCCGAAGCTTACAACTATCATCTTCAGCTCAAATGGGTGCCAATAAAGCCGCAGGAGCTGCGTTTGGCAAGAGGACAATGCCCAAGAATGCAGTAGTCTCGACCTTCATAAATACGACGATTTTGATTCTCATGGGATCGGTAGGCAGTTTGTTGTACCACAAATATCAACAAAAGCAGAAACGATTGGCCAAAATCGATCGGGTTCTCCCGGTCTCTCCTTATTTCAAG GCTCCACTCAAGTTGGTGATGTACCGAAACACCGTGGTAACCGAGGAGATGGTCCTCGACGGAACTGCGGAGAGAGTGGAAGCCTTTGAGACCCGACCCACCGATATTTTCTTGACTAGTTTCCCCAAATCCGGAACCACGTGGCTCCAAGAAGTAGTCTTCAGGCTGTGCAACCAAAATCAGGACTCGACTGAGATCTTGGAAGACCGCGTGCCGTATTTAGAATTTCCTTATCCGGGGATCAAGGACATCAGCCAACGAGAAGGGCAAAGGCTGATCAAAAGTCACCTTCCCTTACATTTATTGCCCAAGGGGGTATGGGATGGCCAAGGAAAG GTGATATACATTTACCGCAACCCAAAAGACGTGGCTGTGTCGTACTTCCATTTCGCTCAGCTCTTGTCTTATCTGAACTTTCAAGGCCCTTTTTCGAGATTCGTTCAGCTCTTTGTCAAGGACGAAA tTCCATATGCGCCTTATTTCCCTCATGTCAATGAATACATCCAGTACAGTCGAGATCGCCCAGAACAAATTCTCTGTATCTCCTATGAGGATATGAAAGAGAATCCAGAACGGGAAGTGAGGAAAAttgccaagtttttgaaagccGATGCCACCGACGAAATGATTGAAAGCATTTGCGAGAAGACCACATTCGATGCCATGAAGGTCAATCCAGCATCGAATTATCAACATTGGAAGACGTTCGGATTAGTACTTCCTAATCGAGAGCCATTCATGCGGAAAG GCATTGTGGGTGACCATGCCAACTACTTCAAAGATCCCTtcactcaaaatgaaatggacaAATTTATCGAAATTGGAGTGAAAAATACCGGACTAAATTTTAGGTACTCAATATCCAATGACAACTAA